One Thermicanus aegyptius DSM 12793 DNA segment encodes these proteins:
- a CDS encoding CoA-binding protein, which produces MSISDAEIKEILQETRRIAIVGLSNKPDRDSYKVAKYLQEAGFTIIPINPVVDEVLGVKAVPSLLQLTEPVDLIDVFRRSEETVPIAEQSVKTGAKVLWLQLGIKNEEAERIAREAGMKVVMDRCIKIEHARLLGKKG; this is translated from the coding sequence ATGAGTATAAGTGATGCCGAGATTAAAGAAATTCTTCAGGAGACCCGGCGAATTGCTATCGTGGGTCTCTCCAACAAACCGGATCGGGACAGCTACAAGGTGGCAAAGTACCTACAAGAAGCAGGTTTTACGATCATTCCGATTAACCCTGTCGTCGATGAGGTGTTAGGGGTAAAAGCGGTTCCCTCTTTGCTTCAACTGACGGAACCGGTGGATTTAATCGATGTATTCCGCCGCAGCGAGGAGACGGTTCCGATTGCAGAACAGTCGGTTAAGACCGGGGCGAAGGTTTTATGGCTTCAGCTTGGAATTAAGAATGAGGAGGCGGAAAGGATTGCACGTGAAGCAGGGATGAAGGTGGTGATGGATCGGTGTATCAAGATTGAACATGCTCGTCTGCTTGGAAAGAAAGGGTAA
- a CDS encoding ComE operon protein 2, with protein MERISWHEYFMAQAKLISLRATCTRLMVGAVITRDRRVIAGGYNGSIAGDEHCIDVGCKVVDGHCIRTIHAEQNALMQCAKFGVPTDGAEVYVTHFPCLHCTKLMIQAGIRHIYYETPYHIDPYAQELLEKAGVETTRIRVDLEKYISALPKEISLIPEKRDNGNFTRGV; from the coding sequence GTGGAGAGAATCTCCTGGCATGAATATTTTATGGCCCAGGCAAAATTGATATCCCTAAGGGCTACTTGTACCCGACTCATGGTGGGAGCCGTAATCACGAGGGATCGGAGGGTGATTGCGGGGGGATATAATGGCAGCATTGCCGGGGATGAGCATTGTATTGATGTGGGGTGTAAGGTGGTGGATGGTCACTGTATTCGGACCATCCATGCGGAACAAAATGCTTTGATGCAATGTGCCAAGTTTGGCGTACCCACGGATGGGGCGGAGGTGTATGTGACCCATTTTCCTTGCCTTCATTGTACGAAATTGATGATCCAAGCAGGGATTAGGCATATTTATTATGAGACGCCCTACCATATCGACCCGTATGCCCAAGAATTGCTGGAAAAGGCGGGAGTGGAGACGACCCGGATCCGCGTAGATCTGGAAAAATATATCTCCGCTCTTCCGAAAGAAATATCCCTCATTCCCGAAAAAAGGGATAACGGGAACTTTACTCGGGGCGTTTGA